One Hermetia illucens chromosome 4, iHerIll2.2.curated.20191125, whole genome shotgun sequence DNA segment encodes these proteins:
- the LOC119655578 gene encoding uncharacterized protein LOC119655578: MNIHQSNNKLDKYSKSIDDHGNGRKSGIHSKSSSLSLDSEKTDYNLNNLSHYASALKSSQMVMSPSRRPSPPRAATHPMNMHLSSLAHAQMQLQSQMHQKLTAGLPPPNHISSYFRNPPSPCGASGNGSTNGPSISSATTSSNSLTHQSNPLNHLQNMQPFDFRKISTAALSSFPPVMGATRMSPDLAQHHLQQHALAQARRRMAETSSASNAEKNAHHSLFSMAMSGHHLPFPLPPPPPPQGSLTSSQVAAMAAAAASGNHLLSSPFPGMNPASMHRGLSPSVSSDLSKDSGSKYNTEEKISSSNALNLSRDSNSTSKSSPHSIHQSQSSMSRLGSTNTTSSPSSMSSVSSLQSLRKTHSPGKRQWGSLPVNLGTQFINPVTGKKRVQCNVCLKTFCDKGALKIHFSAVHLREMHKCTVEGCSMMFSSRRSRNRHSANPNPKLHSPHLRRKISPHDGRSAQPHPLLLQHPMAGALNPLNPFGSFPLLTPPPDMRHHPIPGIDLKHGQHGFLPLSSHMDETSRMLKYEDHHMQQDDDDDDDDPDGIVVVGEETDNIFDKSISDDYNTESEDQPADFSLSKPRKPSIGLSDFDDNHSNAESNEDSLSIADSYSVKEEQEVAPPSSKRKRKNQNPTRCTVQSISHSAENSSDEFDVADLSLKPSRLQEANSNSKSERAEDLTVRHQRTDLVANLSSKEDTSNETPKVLPSPPLTPSLDRPPRIKSEPRDEEDMNEKERDGKELSKEQSESVFHSKIKEEPEDTAGVGEDHEIGESSERDNEINDEPENLTLDLSQKREQSPRPRSQSGHSPNKKFILNDMVNKKLAKDNCFSMDHSPRNDSDDCEESHEEHAPKQMKNGSNYSQERTERHRSDDITDPRQDNTDHLLDNNNQIKVCKKELSGKVSSPEGSAKYQQNCEDLCNKNDCQMNDPLGRLEQLSHRNLGDIMTPSTGLENLPKDRIENSKHRGGNDSAAENLSRTNAHTPDEICHESEELSDDNFENGEDYGDLVPIDKDNPRKCTACGKVFLNHFGVKSHYQNVHLKLLHKCNIDGCNAAFPSKRSRDRHSSNLNLHRKLLSTGSEDNFDEPQSGNNTKPFGGLPGSIHAEFLARLYAGSQRMPPISFEALKNSFPGAQGLGDGFLGGGDQRFFAGINPPPNPLLFPGLGGIGAFPFAPHLLPNPFNGLNPFCRRPSTDSNSPMSACSPPRPPSSGERPTGSTLPSRNRIPSPLSQHNSDDGRTSPSIAEDLHKPRFTPDRVS; the protein is encoded by the coding sequence ATGAATATCCATCAAAGCAACAATAAATTGGACAAATATTCCAAATCAATCGACGACCACGGCAACGGTCGTAAATCGGGGATACATAGTAAATCCTCCAGCTTATCACTGGATTCGGAAAAGACCGACTACAATCTCAACAACCTTAGCCACTACGCTAGTGCCCTGAAATCGTCCCAAATGGTGATGTCGCCAAGTAGACGTCCATCACCACCACGTGCTGCTACACATCCAATGAATATGCACTTAAGTTCCTTGGCACATGCCCAGATGCAACTGCAATCGCAAATGCATCAAAAACTGACCGCCGGCCTACCTCCTCCGAATCATATCAGCTCCTATTTTCGGAATCCACCGTCGCCATGCGGTGCAAGTGGTAACGGATCAACTAATGGTCCTTCGATTAGTTCGGCAACAACATCATCGAATAGTCTAACACATCAGAGTAATCCTCTGAATCATTTACAAAATATGCAGCCTTTCGATTTTCGAAAAATTAGTACTGCTGCCTTGAGCTCCTTTCCCCCCGTGATGGGAGCGACTCGAATGAGTCCTGATTTGGCGCAACATCATCTACAGCAACACGCTTTAGCGCAGGCAAGAAGAAGGATGGCGGAGACTTCGTCAGCTTCAAATGCTGAAAAGAATGCTCATCACAGTCTCTTCAGCATGGCAATGTCAGGACATCATCTTCCTTTTCCACTGCCTCCACCTCCACCACCTCAAGGATCACTAACAAGCAGTCAAGTTGCTGCCATGGCTGCTGCAGCTGCATCGGGAAATCACCTCCTATCTTCACCCTTTCCCGGCATGAACCCGGCTAGCATGCACAGAGGCCTATCGCCGTCGGTGTCCTCCGATCTCAGCAAAGATTCAGGCTCAAAATACAATACCGAAGAGAAAATATCCTCATCGAATGCATTAAACTTAAGTCGTGATTCAAATAGTACTAGTAAAAGTAGTCCACATAGTATACACCAAAGCCAATCATCTATGTCACGCCTAGGATCAACGaatacaacatcttcgcctTCGTCAATGTCATCGGTTTCATCACTGCAAAGTCTTCGAAAGACCCATTCACCAGGTAAACGGCAATGGGGCTCGCTTCCGGTTAACTTAGGGACTCAATTCATCAATCCAGTAACAGGAAAGAAGCGGGTTCAGTGTAACGTTTGCCTGAAGACATTCTGTGATAAGGGAGCGCTCAAGATACACTTTTCGGCCGTCCATTTACGAGAGATGCATAAATGTACAGTCGAAGGATGTAGTATGATGTTCAGCTCAAGACGTTCCCGCAATCGACATAGCGCCAATCCAAATCCGAAGCTACATTCGCCTCATCTTAGGAGAAAAATCTCTCCGCATGACGGAAGAAGTGCGCAGCCACATCCTCTGTTGCTTCAACATCCCATGGCAGGAGCACTGAATCCACTGAATCCGTTTGGGTCCTTCCCACTGCTCACACCTCCTCCAGACATGCGCCACCATCCAATTCCTGGTATCGACTTAAAACATGGACAACATGGtttcctacctctttcctcacatatGGATGAGACTAGTCGCATGCTCAAATATGAAGATCATCACATGCAACAGgatgacgacgatgatgatgatgatccagatGGAATTGTGGTTGTTGGCGAAGAAACcgataatatttttgataagtCCATCTCTGATGATTACAATACGGAAAGCGAGGACCAACCAGCAGATTTTAGCTTATCAAAGCCGAGGAAACCATCAATCGGATTATCCGATTTTGACGATAATCATAGTAATGCTGAGAGTAATGAGGATTCGTTAAGTATCGCTGATTCGTACAGCGTGAAAGAAGAGCAAGAGGTAGCTCCGCCGTCAAGCAAGCGTAAACGAAAGAACCAAAATCCAACTCGTTGCACCGTTCAGTCCATAAGTCATTCTGCTGAGAATTCATCTGATGAGTTCGATGTGGCCGACCTATCGCTTAAGCCTTCTAGACTGCAGGAAGCAAACAGCAACAGCAAGAGTGAGCGAGCTGAAGACCTTACAGTCAGGCATCAACGAACTGACTTAGTAGCGAATTTATCTAGTAAAGAAGATACGTCTAATGAGACTCCGAAAGTTCTACCATCACCACCCCTTACGCCTTCATTGGATCGACCACCAAGGATAAAATCAGAACCACGAGATGAGGAAGATATGAATGAGAAAGAGCGGGATGGCAAAGAATTGTCGAAGGAGCAGTCTGAATCAGTGTTTCACTCTAAAATCAAAGAGGAACCAGAAGATACTGCTGGAGTTGGTGAGGATCATGAAATTGGTGAATCGAGTGAACGTGACAATGAAATCAATGATGAGCCCGAGAATCTTACATTGGATCTATCGCAAAAACGCGAGCAGTCTCCGAGACCACGATCACAGAGCGGACATTCTCCAAATAAAAAGTTTATTTTGAATGATATGGTCAATAAAAAGCTTGCGAAGGATAATTGTTTCAGCATGGATCATTCTCCAAGGAATGACAGTGATGATTGCGAAGAATCACATGAAGAGCATGCCCCGAAGCAAATGAAAAACGGCAGCAACTATTCACAAGAAAGGACTGAAAGACATCGGTCTGATGATATTACTGATCCTAGGCAGGACAACACGGATCATCTCTTGGACAATAACAATCAAATTAAGGTTTGCAAGAAGGAATTATCTGGAAAGGTATCTTCTCCTGAAGGATCGGCCAAATATCAGCAGAACTGTGAAGATCTTTGCAATAAAAATGATTGCCAGATGAACGATCCGCTGGGCAGACTAGAGCAATTATCGCATAGAAACCTTGGAGATATTATGACGCCAAGTACTGGACTTGAGAACCTACCCAAGGATCGTATTGAAAATTCAAAGCACAGGGGTGGAAACGATTCGGCAGCTGAAAACCTGTCCCGAACCAATGCTCACACTCCTGATGAAATTTGTCATGAATCTGAAGAGCTTAGTGATGACAATTTCGAAAATGGAGAGGATTATGGCGATCTTGTGCCTATTGACAAGGACAATCCTAGAAAATGTACCGCCTGTGGTAAGGTCTTCCTGAATCACTTCGGGGTGAAAAGTCATTATCAAAATGTACACTTGAAATTGCTGCATAAATGCAACATAGATGGCTGCAATGCTGCATTCCCGTCTAAGAGGAGCCGTGATCGGCATAGCTCGaatttgaatttgcatagaaagCTACTATCGACAGGTTCGGAGGATAATTTTGACGAGCCGCAATCTGGAAATAACACGAAGCCTTTTGGAGGACTACCAGGATCCATTCATGCAGAATTTCTGGCAAGATTATATGCAGGCTCGCAGCGAATGCCGCCGATAAGTTTCGAAGCGTTGAAAAATAGCTTTCCCGGTGCTCAGGGTCTAGGAGATGGGTTCCTTGGGGGTGGAGATCAACGTTTTTTCGCAGGGATAAACCCGCCACCGAATCCTttactgttcccaggacttggAGGAATTGGCGCGTTTCCGTTTGCCCCGCATCTGCTACCCAATCCATTCAATGGATTGAATCCTTTCTGTCGCCGACCATCAACTGATTCTAATTCACCCATGTCAGCCTGTTCGCCACCTCGGCCTCCCTCCTCTGGTGAAAGGCCTACTGGATCAACTTTGCCATCACGTAACCGAATACCTTCGCCTCTGTCGCAGCACAATTCGGATGATGGTCGCACCAGTCCTTCAATCGCTGAGGATCTGCATAAGCCCCGCTTCACCCCTGATCGGGTGTCATGA